Proteins from one Kiritimatiellia bacterium genomic window:
- a CDS encoding RNA polymerase sigma factor, whose protein sequence is MFMEGAEIETDDLETIRRVLAGHVDEFERLLTKYRARVFSIVLNHVPPEQADEVAHEAFVRAYRALGRYSRRHPFSHWLSRIALCACHDFWRQRGRDPEIPVSDLSEAHRAWMERTGSAGSQTEFEDAAARREAAEVLDLALARLDPGSRTVVVMLYAEGRTVAEAAGLLDWSPARVKARAHRARHALRKIIRQWIR, encoded by the coding sequence ATGTTCATGGAAGGCGCCGAGATCGAGACCGACGACCTCGAAACCATCCGCCGGGTCCTGGCGGGCCACGTGGATGAGTTCGAGCGCCTGCTGACCAAGTATCGCGCCCGCGTTTTCTCCATCGTGCTCAACCACGTGCCGCCGGAGCAGGCGGACGAGGTGGCCCACGAGGCGTTCGTCCGCGCGTACCGGGCGCTCGGCCGCTACAGCCGGCGCCACCCGTTCTCGCACTGGTTGAGCCGGATCGCCCTCTGCGCCTGCCACGATTTCTGGCGGCAGCGCGGGCGAGATCCCGAGATACCCGTGAGCGACCTGTCCGAGGCGCACCGGGCATGGATGGAGCGGACGGGGTCCGCCGGCTCGCAGACCGAATTCGAGGACGCGGCGGCGCGCCGCGAGGCCGCCGAGGTGCTGGACCTGGCGCTTGCCCGCCTGGATCCGGGCAGCCGGACGGTGGTCGTGATGCTCTATGCCGAGGGGCGGACGGTCGCCGAAGCGGCCGGGCTGCTGGACTGGAGCCCCGCGCGGGTCAAGGCCCGCGCCCACCGGGCCCGGCACGCACTGCGGAAGATCATCCGGCAATGGATTCGCTGA
- a CDS encoding PD40 domain-containing protein: MSSFLRMIVPLPACRVFRAPLCIAAWVTLCLLNPGAAQELPEGTPELQLIHRGGLYPKWSHARNLIVFNALRAGNAFTDRIPGTYEIFTMKPDGSDVRWLTEHAPAGLAGFHKGQPCWHPGGDYIVFTAQNEYTKPSKRNMDSFPGIGHNHDVWIMSSDGRRYWRITRNPGNGGVIRPSFSHDGKRLYWNEEYSMEARPGVGSEWSKEKNPKGEEWGLWRIKLADLAFGPDGPRVFNPRTVHINEIHPGLRLIEGSGFTPDDQHLIWEAANIHETGGKMWWGDIYVSDLKGGDPVRLTRSAPLRQGNENMEYSPDGRHIAWSHHDDPEPGKEVEIWLMQSDGRAARQLTYFNKPGHPHRQMYQSRGHTTACGELDWGPGGDAIVFSVSNGARLQWPFMAFNIYRLNLKAARN, from the coding sequence ATGAGTTCATTCCTTCGCATGATCGTTCCGCTCCCGGCCTGCCGGGTTTTCCGGGCACCGCTCTGTATCGCGGCCTGGGTGACATTATGCCTGCTGAATCCCGGCGCGGCGCAGGAGCTTCCCGAGGGAACTCCGGAGCTTCAACTTATCCACCGGGGCGGGCTCTACCCCAAGTGGTCCCATGCCAGGAACCTGATCGTCTTCAACGCGCTGCGCGCGGGGAACGCCTTCACCGACAGGATCCCCGGCACGTACGAGATCTTCACCATGAAGCCGGACGGGTCCGACGTGCGGTGGTTGACGGAACATGCGCCCGCCGGGCTCGCGGGATTTCACAAGGGTCAACCCTGCTGGCATCCGGGCGGCGACTACATCGTGTTCACCGCGCAGAACGAATACACGAAGCCATCCAAACGCAACATGGACTCGTTCCCGGGCATAGGCCACAACCACGACGTGTGGATCATGTCCAGCGACGGCCGGCGCTACTGGCGCATCACGAGGAATCCCGGCAACGGGGGCGTAATCCGCCCGAGCTTTTCGCACGACGGGAAGAGGCTGTATTGGAACGAGGAATATTCCATGGAAGCCCGTCCCGGCGTCGGCTCGGAATGGAGCAAGGAGAAAAATCCGAAGGGCGAAGAATGGGGCTTGTGGCGGATCAAGCTGGCGGACCTCGCCTTCGGTCCTGACGGCCCGCGCGTCTTCAACCCCAGGACCGTCCACATCAATGAAATCCATCCGGGCTTGCGCCTGATCGAGGGATCGGGCTTCACTCCGGATGATCAGCACCTGATTTGGGAAGCGGCCAACATTCACGAGACCGGGGGAAAGATGTGGTGGGGCGACATCTACGTCAGCGATCTGAAGGGCGGGGACCCGGTCCGCCTGACCCGGTCCGCGCCCCTCCGCCAGGGAAATGAGAACATGGAGTACTCGCCCGACGGCAGGCACATCGCCTGGTCGCATCACGATGACCCGGAGCCCGGGAAGGAAGTGGAGATCTGGCTCATGCAAAGCGACGGCCGCGCCGCCCGGCAGCTCACCTATTTCAACAAGCCGGGCCATCCCCACCGGCAGATGTATCAATCCCGGGGCCATACGACCGCCTGCGGGGAGCTGGATTGGGGGCCGGGCGGCGACGCGATTGTTTTCAGCGTCAGCAATGGCGCGAGGCTCCAGTGGCCCTTTATGGCCTTCAACATCTACAGGCTGAATCTGAAGGCCGCCAGGAACTAG
- a CDS encoding alpha/beta fold hydrolase: MLDLDGPRDGQEQPLTVAVWYPTTAEPKGHLYGGAVHGLVATDAAPREGGLYPLLVFSHGYGGSGISSVFFTEALAARGWIVACPDHRDRYSAVRIRTGAQKDVDRRGLLKHGREIAASGPGDRDKYLYRLDELRRTLDGLLASEPLGRLIDRDRIAAGGHSLGGFTALGLCGTIPERHDARIRAVLLFSTGAGGYLFTGAELAAVKIPSMFYLGKRERVQNRRRGEHTMAELADKVYANLPPPKYMLEIKEAHHFSFNNCFAEAPRALGMGGTEEQFELIRRYSTAFLERYVAGREDAARVLEQRAPLLTRYLMETGPDKDQPR; this comes from the coding sequence GTGCTGGATCTTGATGGCCCGAGGGACGGACAAGAGCAGCCGCTCACCGTGGCGGTCTGGTACCCCACCACGGCCGAACCGAAGGGGCACCTCTATGGCGGAGCCGTGCACGGGCTCGTAGCCACGGACGCCGCGCCCCGGGAAGGGGGCCTATATCCCCTGCTCGTGTTCTCGCACGGGTATGGGGGCAGCGGGATCAGCTCGGTGTTCTTTACCGAAGCCCTTGCCGCCCGCGGCTGGATCGTCGCCTGCCCGGACCATCGCGATCGCTACTCGGCCGTCCGCATCCGCACCGGCGCGCAGAAGGACGTGGACCGGCGCGGCCTGCTGAAACACGGCCGGGAAATCGCCGCCTCCGGGCCCGGGGACCGCGACAAGTATCTCTACCGGCTGGACGAGCTGCGGCGCACGCTGGACGGCCTGCTGGCCTCCGAACCGCTGGGCAGGCTGATCGACCGGGATCGGATCGCGGCCGGCGGGCACTCCCTGGGCGGGTTCACGGCGCTCGGCCTGTGTGGGACCATCCCGGAACGGCATGACGCCCGCATCCGGGCGGTGTTGCTCTTTTCCACCGGCGCGGGCGGTTACCTGTTCACCGGGGCCGAACTGGCGGCGGTGAAGATACCGTCCATGTTCTATCTCGGCAAGCGGGAACGCGTGCAAAACCGGAGGCGCGGCGAACATACCATGGCCGAGTTGGCCGACAAGGTGTATGCGAACCTGCCGCCCCCCAAGTACATGCTGGAGATCAAGGAGGCCCATCACTTCTCGTTCAACAACTGCTTCGCCGAGGCGCCCCGCGCCCTGGGCATGGGGGGAACGGAGGAGCAGTTCGAACTCATCCGTCGGTACTCCACGGCTTTCCTGGAGCGATACGTCGCCGGAAGAGAAGACGCCGCCCGCGTGTTGGAGCAGCGGGCCCCCCTGCTCACCCGCTATCTCATGGAAACCGGCCCCGACAAAGACCAACCGCGCTGA
- a CDS encoding extracellular solute-binding protein, producing the protein MAPAEPVRLWIIGHELPLERAPSAEAIDAFCARYGSILDDGDSAEQLKRAPHRAQLVLAQEREMGVFLALQRECGIPLRLRMLYWTGAHGELMDLARQANPLHPPHIIHDPTTWHADLVEQGLLRPLGAGFEDLVRSLQAAGRGNLLTTCGAPDGVLHALPWHVDVRVLYVRKAAWPSGVPALSTFEAFRDACAGVQPQVAGPQTKFIRALGLDRVRDWNQLHTFAAWLHAMGGRVVDPASRAVLPAEGLMTTLEYLTNLVPHTQAFVGDLRRLEKFFLNEEVALIVTGPWFVADLLERMGPDWPAHVEVRLLPSASGRAEDSRTFLGGAHLALTRFARHPDAERLLRFLVGDGMRRQVDSLGHVPAFPDPFEHYFRSRYPACASAIDMAIRTGVAYPSLPRWSHMENDVGNDAFFQLWGGILDGVPPGQLASRLASWRHRMAAVLWPVPWPRILVLVVLGLILLGGLAFAAERLWVIRKLAALRRQLARLQAEQARDEEFLRRLREKDRPSSSEGGSHGRP; encoded by the coding sequence GTGGCCCCCGCGGAACCGGTGCGGCTGTGGATCATCGGCCACGAATTGCCGCTGGAACGCGCCCCTTCCGCGGAAGCGATTGACGCGTTCTGCGCTCGGTACGGGTCCATCCTCGACGACGGGGATTCCGCGGAACAGCTCAAGCGGGCGCCGCACCGCGCGCAATTGGTCCTGGCCCAGGAACGCGAGATGGGCGTCTTCCTGGCGTTGCAGCGGGAATGCGGCATTCCGCTTCGCCTCCGGATGCTGTATTGGACGGGGGCCCATGGCGAGTTGATGGACCTGGCGCGGCAGGCGAACCCGCTCCATCCGCCGCACATCATTCACGATCCCACTACGTGGCATGCGGACTTGGTGGAGCAGGGGCTGCTCCGGCCGCTGGGCGCCGGCTTCGAGGACCTGGTACGCTCGTTGCAGGCCGCCGGCCGCGGGAATCTGTTGACCACGTGCGGGGCGCCCGACGGGGTCCTCCACGCGCTGCCCTGGCACGTGGACGTGCGCGTGTTGTATGTCCGGAAGGCGGCGTGGCCCTCCGGCGTGCCGGCCCTGTCTACGTTCGAGGCCTTTCGAGACGCGTGTGCCGGCGTGCAGCCTCAGGTGGCGGGACCGCAGACAAAATTCATCCGCGCGCTGGGCTTGGATCGCGTCCGGGACTGGAATCAACTGCATACGTTTGCCGCCTGGCTGCATGCCATGGGCGGCCGGGTGGTGGATCCCGCGAGTCGAGCCGTGTTGCCGGCGGAAGGATTGATGACCACCCTGGAGTACCTGACCAACCTGGTTCCGCACACCCAGGCGTTCGTCGGCGACCTGCGGCGGTTGGAGAAGTTCTTTCTTAACGAAGAGGTGGCCTTGATCGTGACCGGCCCCTGGTTTGTCGCGGACCTCCTGGAGCGGATGGGCCCGGACTGGCCGGCGCACGTGGAGGTGCGGCTCCTGCCCTCGGCATCCGGCCGGGCGGAGGATTCCAGGACCTTCCTGGGCGGCGCCCATCTCGCGCTCACCCGGTTTGCGCGGCATCCCGACGCCGAGCGCCTTCTCCGTTTCCTGGTCGGGGACGGCATGCGCAGGCAGGTGGACAGCCTGGGCCATGTGCCGGCCTTCCCGGACCCGTTCGAGCACTATTTCCGTTCGCGCTATCCGGCCTGCGCGTCCGCCATCGACATGGCGATCCGGACGGGCGTGGCCTATCCGAGCCTGCCCCGCTGGAGTCACATGGAGAACGACGTGGGCAACGACGCCTTTTTCCAGCTTTGGGGCGGCATCCTTGACGGGGTCCCGCCGGGGCAGTTGGCGTCGCGGCTGGCGAGTTGGCGTCATCGGATGGCCGCCGTGCTCTGGCCGGTTCCGTGGCCGCGGATCCTGGTCCTGGTGGTGCTCGGGCTGATCCTGCTCGGCGGCCTGGCTTTCGCCGCGGAGCGACTCTGGGTGATTCGTAAACTGGCCGCCCTGCGCCGCCAACTGGCCCGGTTGCAGGCGGAACAGGCGCGGGACGAGGAATTCCTGCGTCGGTTGAGGGAAAAAGACCGCCCGTCCTCGTCGGAAGGTGGATCCCATGGCCGGCCGTAA